In a single window of the Micromonospora sp. WMMD1155 genome:
- a CDS encoding methyltransferase domain-containing protein, giving the protein MVALAQTPPSADRLRAIDEFLADAWADQVRHDDRLRGLTVEVRFDRGVAHLSGDVAEPAELRLVRDLVGQLAGVYGVWCRVGIDGRAPVVVDLGCGPTKQWSSNLGLDIYPAPGVNAVADLSGSLPLADDSVDVLFAVHILEHLIDFLPLVDECHRVLRPGGVLHVMSPWWGHVNAVADPTHVRLLDVQTFKGICQGRPPGTPRWYPLHAGCDGASIFADLTPLPPDADLASKPHLARFFD; this is encoded by the coding sequence ATGGTCGCTTTGGCACAGACTCCGCCCTCGGCCGACCGGCTGCGGGCGATCGACGAATTCCTCGCTGACGCCTGGGCGGACCAGGTGCGGCACGACGACCGGCTGCGCGGCCTGACGGTGGAGGTGCGGTTCGACCGGGGGGTGGCCCACCTCAGCGGAGACGTCGCCGAGCCCGCCGAGTTACGGCTGGTCCGGGACCTGGTGGGGCAGCTGGCGGGCGTCTACGGCGTCTGGTGCCGGGTCGGCATCGACGGGCGCGCGCCGGTGGTGGTGGACCTCGGTTGCGGGCCGACCAAGCAGTGGTCGAGCAACCTGGGACTCGACATCTATCCCGCGCCGGGGGTGAACGCCGTCGCGGACCTGTCCGGCTCGCTGCCGCTGGCGGACGACTCGGTGGACGTCCTCTTCGCGGTGCACATCCTGGAGCATCTGATCGACTTCCTGCCGCTGGTGGACGAGTGCCACCGGGTGTTGCGTCCGGGTGGCGTCCTGCACGTGATGAGCCCCTGGTGGGGGCACGTCAACGCGGTGGCCGACCCGACCCACGTCCGGTTGCTGGACGTGCAGACGTTCAAGGGGATCTGCCAGGGCCGGCCGCCGGGCACCCCACGGTGGTACCCGCTGCACGCGGGCTGCGACGGCGCCTCGATCTTCGCTGACCTGACCCCCCTCCCACCGGACGCCGACCTGGCGTCCAAGCCCCACCTGGCCCGCTTCTTCGACTAG
- a CDS encoding amino acid permease, which produces MSVLRTKPIKDVIAQSEADGTEGGLGLKRRLGAFDLTGFGIGIVIGTGIFTLTGIEARDSAGPGVVISFAIAGVVALLAALCYAELASSVPTAGSAYTYAYATMGEIVAWIIGWDLLLEFALGAAVVARGWSGYLAELLDLPTRWFGEEGSTVNVGAIAIVLILGIVAIVGIRESARITNLLVLVKVSICVFVVVAGLFFVRAANLTPFIPPAEPAGSGDDGIKQPVTQALFGLEPSVFGFVGVLSAAAVVFFAYTGFEAVANLGEETRKPKRDLTLGLLGTLLISTVLYIGVSLVVVGMVPYTEIDRGAPIASAFEAVGAGWAAVLVSIAAVAGLTSVILVDLVAMGRIGFAIARDGLIPPSIATVHPRWGTPYRISAIMTVAVALLAGFLPLSALADLVSIGALCAFVLVSVAVPILRRRRPDLERPFRVPFSPVLPIVSALACLYLMLNLSVETWLRFLAWMLLGALIYFGYGYRRNRLARHEPAVAPQPREPSA; this is translated from the coding sequence GTGTCCGTGCTACGAACAAAACCGATCAAGGACGTGATAGCCCAGAGCGAGGCGGACGGCACCGAGGGTGGGCTCGGGCTGAAGAGGCGACTCGGGGCGTTCGACCTCACCGGCTTCGGCATCGGCATCGTGATCGGCACCGGCATCTTCACGCTCACCGGCATCGAGGCCCGGGACAGCGCCGGGCCGGGCGTGGTGATCTCCTTCGCCATCGCCGGCGTGGTCGCCCTGCTCGCCGCGCTCTGCTACGCCGAGCTGGCGTCCAGCGTGCCGACCGCGGGCAGCGCCTACACCTACGCGTACGCCACGATGGGCGAGATCGTCGCCTGGATCATCGGCTGGGACCTGCTGCTGGAGTTCGCGCTCGGTGCCGCGGTGGTGGCCCGAGGCTGGTCCGGCTACCTCGCCGAACTGCTCGACCTGCCGACCCGCTGGTTCGGCGAGGAGGGCAGCACCGTCAATGTGGGCGCCATCGCCATCGTGCTGATCCTCGGCATCGTCGCGATCGTCGGCATCCGCGAGTCCGCCCGGATCACCAACCTGCTCGTGCTGGTCAAGGTGTCGATCTGCGTCTTCGTGGTGGTGGCCGGGCTGTTCTTCGTCCGGGCCGCCAACCTCACCCCGTTCATCCCGCCGGCCGAGCCCGCGGGCAGCGGCGACGACGGCATCAAGCAGCCCGTCACCCAGGCGCTGTTCGGGCTGGAGCCATCGGTGTTCGGCTTCGTCGGAGTGCTCAGCGCGGCTGCGGTGGTCTTCTTCGCGTACACCGGCTTCGAGGCCGTGGCCAACCTGGGCGAGGAGACGCGCAAGCCCAAGCGGGACCTCACCCTGGGGTTGCTCGGCACGCTGCTGATCTCCACCGTGCTGTACATCGGCGTTTCGCTGGTCGTGGTGGGCATGGTGCCGTACACCGAGATCGACCGTGGGGCCCCGATCGCCTCGGCCTTCGAGGCGGTGGGCGCGGGCTGGGCCGCCGTGCTGGTCTCCATCGCCGCGGTCGCCGGCCTGACCAGCGTCATCCTGGTCGACCTGGTGGCCATGGGCCGGATCGGCTTCGCCATCGCCCGGGACGGCCTGATCCCGCCCTCGATCGCGACGGTGCACCCGCGCTGGGGCACCCCGTACCGGATCTCGGCGATCATGACGGTGGCGGTCGCGCTGCTGGCCGGGTTCCTGCCGCTGTCCGCCCTGGCCGACCTGGTCAGCATCGGCGCGCTCTGCGCGTTCGTGCTGGTGTCGGTGGCGGTGCCGATCCTGCGCCGGAGGCGCCCGGACCTGGAGCGACCGTTCCGGGTGCCGTTCTCCCCGGTGCTGCCGATCGTCTCCGCGCTGGCCTGCCTCTACCTGATGCTGAACCTGTCGGTGGAGACCTGGCTGCGGTTCCTGGCCTGGATGCTGCTCGGCGCGCTCATCTACTTCGGGTACGGCTACCGCCGCAACCGGTTGGCCCGTCACGAGCCCGCCGTCGCCCCGCAGCCGCGCGAGCCGAGCGCCTGA
- a CDS encoding ABC-F family ATP-binding cassette domain-containing protein yields MSATMIVKDLAAGHGDRSLFAGLDLVVAPGDVVGLVGPNGAGKSTLLRTLAGLLPVEAGSVRLSPPTATVGHLPQEPERRPGETVRDFLARRTGVTAAQAALDAATEALTAGSAGADDAYGDALERWLALGGADLDERAEQVSADLGLAVDLDHAMTGLSGGQAARAGLASLLLSRYDVFLLDEPTNDLDLAGLERLEEFVTGLRAGTVLVSHDREFLTRTVTRVLELDLPQQQVNHYGGGYAAYLEEREVARRHARADYEEYAETKAGLEARARTQRGWMEKGVKNARRKATDNDKIGRKLRAESSEKQAAKAKQTDRLIERLEVVEEPRKEWELRMEIAAAPRAGAVVATLRGAVVRRGGFTLGPIDLQIDWADRVAVTGANGSGKSTLLAALLGRLPLDAGTASLGPGVVVGEVDQARGLFLGDAPLIDAFHAAVPHLSPADARTLLAKFGLRAAHVPRPAATLSPGERTRAALALLQGRGVNLLVLDEPTNHLDLPAIEQLESALANYPGTLLLVTHDRRMLAAIETNRRLRVDGGRIAED; encoded by the coding sequence GGACCTGGCCGCCGGGCACGGCGACCGCTCACTCTTCGCCGGGTTGGACCTGGTGGTCGCCCCCGGTGACGTGGTCGGCCTGGTCGGGCCGAACGGGGCCGGCAAGTCGACGCTGCTGCGTACCCTCGCCGGGTTGTTGCCGGTCGAGGCCGGCAGCGTCCGGCTCAGCCCGCCCACCGCGACCGTCGGGCACCTGCCGCAGGAGCCGGAACGGCGACCGGGCGAGACGGTGCGTGACTTCCTGGCTCGACGGACCGGGGTGACCGCCGCGCAGGCGGCGTTGGACGCCGCGACCGAGGCGTTGACCGCCGGGTCGGCGGGCGCCGACGACGCCTACGGCGACGCCCTGGAGCGCTGGCTCGCCCTCGGCGGCGCGGACCTCGACGAGCGGGCCGAGCAGGTGAGCGCCGACCTGGGTCTGGCGGTGGACCTGGACCACGCCATGACCGGGTTGTCCGGCGGCCAGGCGGCCCGGGCGGGGCTCGCGTCGTTGCTGCTCAGCCGGTACGACGTGTTCCTGCTCGACGAGCCGACCAACGACCTGGACCTGGCCGGGTTGGAGCGGCTGGAGGAGTTCGTCACCGGGCTGCGCGCCGGCACGGTGCTGGTCAGCCACGACCGGGAGTTCCTGACCCGCACGGTGACCCGGGTGCTGGAGCTGGACCTGCCGCAGCAGCAGGTCAACCACTACGGCGGCGGCTACGCGGCCTACCTGGAGGAGCGCGAGGTGGCGCGGCGGCACGCCCGCGCGGACTACGAGGAGTACGCCGAGACGAAGGCCGGGCTGGAGGCCCGCGCCCGCACCCAGCGCGGCTGGATGGAGAAGGGCGTGAAGAACGCCCGCCGCAAGGCCACCGACAACGACAAGATCGGCCGCAAGCTGCGGGCCGAGTCGAGCGAGAAGCAGGCCGCCAAGGCCAAGCAGACCGACCGGCTGATCGAACGGCTGGAGGTGGTCGAGGAGCCCCGCAAGGAGTGGGAGCTGCGGATGGAGATCGCCGCTGCGCCCCGCGCCGGCGCCGTCGTGGCCACGCTGCGAGGTGCGGTGGTACGCCGAGGCGGATTCACCCTCGGCCCGATCGACCTCCAGATCGACTGGGCGGACCGGGTGGCGGTGACCGGGGCGAACGGCTCGGGCAAGTCCACCCTGCTGGCCGCGCTGCTCGGTCGGCTGCCGCTGGACGCCGGCACCGCCTCGCTCGGTCCCGGTGTCGTGGTCGGTGAGGTGGACCAGGCCCGTGGGCTGTTCCTCGGCGACGCGCCGCTGATCGACGCGTTCCACGCGGCCGTACCCCACCTGTCGCCGGCCGACGCGCGGACCCTGCTGGCGAAGTTCGGCCTGCGGGCGGCGCACGTGCCCCGACCGGCGGCCACCCTCTCCCCCGGTGAGCGCACCCGGGCGGCGCTGGCCCTGCTCCAGGGTCGCGGGGTCAACCTGCTGGTGCTCGACGAGCCCACCAACCACCTGGACCTGCCGGCCATCGAGCAGCTCGAATCGGCGCTGGCCAATTACCCCGGAACGCTGCTGCTGGTCACCCACGACCGGCGGATGCTGGCCGCCATCGAGACCAACCGGCGGCTCCGGGTCGACGGCGGGCGGATCGCCGAAGATTGA